One Anabas testudineus chromosome 15, fAnaTes1.2, whole genome shotgun sequence genomic window carries:
- the cfl1l gene encoding non-muscle cofilin 1-like, whose translation MASGVKVADKVKEIYNEMKVVKSDAVQKKRIRLVMFHITGGYIEIEEIFREEDLEGEDVFQFFLSKLKPERCGYLLYDCHFSTKESGIKEELVFVMWAPETASIKLKMQYAASKDSLKKVFTGIKHELQINDLSDYGHRETFAEKMGKNVTHLEGKPLNC comes from the exons GCATCTGGAGTAAAAGTTGCGGACAAAGTAAAGGAAATCTACAATGAAATGAAAGTAGTGAAAAGCGATGCTGTTCAGAAGAAGCGGATACGACTGGTAATGTTTCATATCACAGGTGGTTACATTGAGATTGAGGAAATTTTCCGGGAAGAAGACCTGGAAGGAGAAGATGTCTTCCAGTTCTTTCTGAGTAAGCTGAAACCTGAGCGGTGCGGCTACCTGCTGTATGACTGCCACTTTTCTACCAAGGAATCAGGAATCAAAGAGGAGCTGGTCTTTGTGATGTG GGCTCCCGAGACGGCATccatcaaattaaaaatgcagtacGCTGCCTCAAAAGATTCCTTAAAGAAAGTCTTCACAG GTATTAAACATGAGCTGCAGATAAACGACCTTTCAGATTACGGTCACAGGGAGACTTTTGCAGaaaaaatggggaaaaatgtAACCCACCTTGAAGGCAAACCTCTGAACTGTTGA